The region GGCTTTAAGGGCTCTCCACTGGACAGAGAGTCAAGTCTTAATTTTGCTACTTGCTATTTGACTGTTGAGAGCTTGTTTCCACATTATAGCTCAATAGACAGTTGAGCTAACTAGACAGTTGCCAAGTTCAGAGGTGTCTCTGGGTCCAGGACAGGCAACAGAATTacaaaaaagttgaaaatagtTGAGTGAGCAGGGAGCGAGATGAAAGGACATCTGAATGAGGTAACAGAAAGGGATTAGAAAATGTACTGGAAGGAGCGATGGGAAAGCGAGAGAAATTAAACTAAAGAGAAACTACAGATTATAGGAAATAAATGAGTAAGTCTGGTTTTGAAGTCCTGGGGGATTCACTCACCAGACTTGCAGTTTGATCTTTTTCCCCTCTATATCCACCGTGCGGATCTTGAAATCAATTCCTAGGGGTGGAGAGGGAACACTGAAGTCCAGACACGTATGTATGTGCACGTGCCAGTGTGTGGCGAGAGGGACGGGAATGGGGCAGTGCAGAGATTCTGCAGGGAAGGCACTTGGGAAGCAGTCTTGCAGGAAGTATAAAACTACGGGGATTTTCTCAAAGCGGTACTTGTACAGCAAACGTATTGTTTTTACTTAGATCTTATAGACTTTGTGGGAAAGAAGATGTTGAAAACTCTGCAAGGAGGCTAAAGGCCTTTAAGGCACTTCTTGGGTCCACTCAGCCATGCCAGCTGACAACTCTCTCAATTCAATGTGTCTCCCCCAAAATACTACTTTCTAATTCCTTCTCCCTTCTGTTGTCTTAGAACCCTCTGCTCTCCATTCTCCCACATAGCCTCCTGACCCTATAGGGTGAAGAGCAAGGAAAAAGGAAGCTGATACCAGTCCATGTGGATTAATAGTATGCCAGGCTCGGAAACAAGAAAACTTGAGTCTAAACAAGATTCCCCTGAGACTGAGATATGAGAGAGGGATATTTCCCCCTCCACTTTCTAACCAGAATTGTCTTGAGACGCTCCTGGTCTTACTACCCAGGCCAGAGGAGGTTAAGAACaatgagggggaggaggggagacaaTGTTCTTAGTGGAAACTTGTGTACCTCCCCTGAGCCAGTGAGGAGCCCCAGGGAGCAGGCTGAGTCACCAGGCTGACTCAGAGACCCCAAAAGTCCCCTCAGTCCCACCTTCCTTACCAGGCTGACTGCATATTCATGATCCCAGTCCTTGGGCTGCTCTCGGGCACACCCAGCCCCTCTGTgccaccctccccaaccccctaATAAGTTGAGGGGCAGAGAGACGGGAAAGTAGATGGTAAGCTGGGAATGCAGTGGGAGAGTGTGTAACTCAGTTGGGACAGAAAGAGGCTGGCAAAATTGGGAGACAGATGGTCAGGGAAAGGGGGACACAGGAAATGCGGAGAATGGAGCAAGAGTTCTAGGTGGAtgagggtgggggaagaggagCTGAGAGGGAAACGGACTCGGGTTCATGTGAATTTGTGGAGACAAGGGAGACAGGTGGCACCAAGAAAATAGAGGTTGGCGCAGGCACAACTGAGGAGTGATCTggagggctcagagaggtcagagGTTTGGGTACCATCCTGAGACATATAAGGGGGATGGGTctgagagagagaggctgagggACTGGAGTCCAGAAGCCGGACTCTAAAGCGGGCCACTAGTAATCCAACAGCCTAGGAATGAGGGCATGGGGTAGCTGGGGGTCTAGGCTATGGCCAGCGGGCTCACCGATGGTGGAGATATAAGTGTTGTTGAAGTTGTCCTCTGCAAAGCGAATGATCAGACAAGTCTTGCCCACCCCTGAGTCCCCGATCAGCAGCAACTTGAAGAGGTGGTCGTAGGCTTTGGCCATGGCGGACACTGGGGGTGCcgggagaggggtggggaagcGAAGGGCACTGGTAGGCGGGACTGGAGGGTTGGCAAAGGGAGCGGGCCCCGGAGCCCCAGCCAGGAAGTTTTCCTCCCTCTCCGCCCAGGCTCTGGGAAAGAGGAGAGGCGGCACTCCTCCGGGCCCCACCCCGTGCCCGCCCATCCTTTTCAGCTGGCCTCCTCGGACAGCCCAGCCTCCAGCTCTCTGGCTTTCCCTTCCCAGCCAATGCTGGCCTGTCTCCCTAGCCATTTGGAACAGATTTTGCTCAATATCATGCCCCTCTTTTGACTTCGCTCTTCCAGTCAGAAGCCAGAGAGGCTGGGGTGAAGTGGAAGTTTAATCAGAATGACCAAGGGAAGAGGAATTTTAGAGGAATTCGGGGAAAACGAAAGTTTGGGGGAATAAGGGTGAAGCACAGGATAACACAGGAACTGGCAAAAATTGGAGACTGATTTTTGAAAGGGATACTCAAGAAAAATAGAATCCTTTTGGGGCAGTTTCTAGAATTCTGGCGTTACTTTTCCAAGCCCTTAGTTTTAGAATCCCAACTCTTTTTGAAAAAAGCGGCATGGCTGGAGTTGGTGGCTATTTGTTGAGTCAGTCTGCCCCCTGGTGGAATagagtgaaaattaaaattaattatactaTAGAATCAGCTCTGCACACTCCCTCTCCCAGTCTCCAAGCCCATACACCGTTCACCTAGATACGTTCTGGAGCTTCATCTTGAATGGTCTTCCTTCTGGGAACCTGTGTATGAATTCTCTGACAGGCCAGCTCAGGAAGATAGAGATTGAGACTACAAATGTCCGGTGTCATTCTCTTGATGAGATGTGGATCTTTTAACACACTCCGGAGGCAGTACTCCTAACACACTAATGAACAGACTGTGAATGTGTagccttggcaaccacaaagcTGAAATATGGAGAACACGGCTACACAAAACCAAATTTATCTTTGCtttggaaaaaatattcaaaatacctGCTTTTCTAACAGCAGGTCAGTAAACAGTCCGTCTTTAAACATAGTGTACCGGTTATGAAAAGGAATCTTCTGTCACTTCAGTTATCCTTGTCATACTCTGTGCCAATGTTTGTCCCTCTCAAACCCAGCTATTCAATTCTCTTTTATCCTTTATCTCACCACTCATTATGTCTTCAAGTTGTATTACAAAACTCGAGTATTCTCTACTTCTCCCTGCTGGTCAAACTCTCTCTCACTAGTGCTttaaattattcttcaattttcaTGGATCTGTCTGATAAAAACCTAttagttctttttcatttcatcttatCTCGTCTGAATCTGGACTTTTCATCCCCAGCAATAGACTATTCTTTTTCACCTCtctaaattgttgttgttgtttagttgctaagttgtgtctgatattttctttccatgtctgcctcttttgcaaccccatggacggtagcccaccaggctcctctgtccgtgggatttcccaggcaagaatatcagagtgagttgccacttcctcttccaggagatcttcccgacacagggattgaaactgcatccagttgcactggcagctggatcctttaccactgagccacctgggaacatgTCACTTCCTCAGAGGTTTTTCTCACCCATCAGTAGTGTGCCgaaccatacagaaggctgagagatgaagaattgatgcttttgaactctggtgctggagaagactcctgagagttgtcccttggacagcaagatcagaccagtcaatcctaaaggaaatcaaccctgaatattcattggaaggactgatgctgaagctccaatactttggccacctgatgcaaagagtggactcattggaaaagaccctgatgctgggaaagactgaaggcaggaggagaaggggcagggccaacagaggatgagacggttggatagcatcactgactcaatggacatgagtttgagcaaactctgggagatagtgaaggacatggaagcctggcccgctgcagtccatggggttgcaaagagtctgacatgactaagcaactgaacaacaacagtagtgTGCTGGAACCAATTATTACTGGCTCATGAAAACAGACTGTGCTTTCCAAATCCGTGTTTAATGACATTGGTAGTCTGAAACTGGCCAAGGTAAGAGTATTTCCTCCATTGAAATTACCAAAGACAACAAATCAGGGCTCCCCTCTATAAAGTCAATGGTTAAACGtttacctggagaaggcaatggcaccccacttcagtactcttgcctggaaaatcccatggacgggggagcctggtaggctgcagtccatggggtcgcgaacagttggacacgactgagcgacttgactttcatttttcactttcatgcattggagaaggaaatggcaacccactccagtgttcttgcctggagaatcccagggacgggggagcctggtgggcttccgtctatggggtcacacagagtcggacacgactgaagtgacttagcagcagcagcagcagcagcaaacgtTTACCAGCGTATCCTTGACAAGAACTCACATCCCTTGTCCCATTCTATTCCTTTGGAATTAACCAGGTCCTTATATACCATTTGATCATTTTTGCTCCTCCTGTATGACAAATGGACATTTTAACCCTTTGATCGTTACTGTAGAAGATAATGAtttggtcttttttctttcttttcattccctGTCCAGAGTTTCAGTGCTGCCAAGATTACAAATCTTGGAAATGTAGTTCTGATGAAAATGTGGTGGAAAGGATGTGGGAATGTAAAGACAGAGTTGTGAAGATTAACATTCAAAGCAGTCAGAACAATACAGAAGTGAGTAATGTAATGATTATTACAGAGAAAGATGGAAAGGAGGGAATAAAATTAACAACGGTTAGTCCTAGAAATAGGCTGAAAGTGCGGAAAAGATCAGAACTTAccttttttatatttacattactGAATTGTTAAAAATGGGGAAACTAAACCAATTGAAAAATAGTAAAGAAATTTAACAAGTCACAGACACAACTCAGTCTGTTTTCCTAAGCAGTTCCTGTTGTTAAAGTGTAGCgcgaaattttaaaaatgtctatttacCCCTTGACGGAGACCAGACACCGACCTTAAGATAGCAAGCTCACTCTCTTAACATGGCGACTCATCTGAGTCCTGTCATTTGGAGACCTTCCCCAAATGGCAGCCCCCATCTCGCCCCATCGCCCAAGACCATCAGAAAAGGACCTTCTCAACATGGCGGCGATAGGCCCTAACGTCATTTCCTGCGGGACGGCGAATTTAAGGATCAGGATTTCCGCTTCCGCCCCTTTCCGGCGGTGACGACCTCCTCACGAGAACATGCCTGTGAGTTCCTTCGGCTAGGTTTCCGTGGAGATCTCGTTCTTCTGTCTGCACGCTGCTCTCACGCTGATTTGGGATCACAGAGGGCCCTCATTTGTCCTCCGCACTTCCCAGGACAAGTTAACTACAGGGGCCGCAGAGGCCAGCTGGGACCCGTGCTTGGACGGGAGCGGAGAGGCAATAAGATGGCGGCCCAGCTGCGCAGACACCAGGGGCGACAAGGGACGAGCTCTGCCCGTTGTGTGGCAGTGGGGGCTGTTTTCGATCATCCATGTTCACCATTGGTTTCTAAATCTCTACATTTCTGCCTCTGTTAGCTCGCAAAGGATCTTCTTCATCCCTCTccagaagaggagaagaggaaacacAAGAAGAAGCGCCTGGTGCAGAGCCCCAATTCCTATTTCATGGATGTAAAATGCCCAGGTGAGGAGATAACATGTGGTAGTGGGGAAAGCACTGAATCTCACGAGTTGAAAAAAGGTATCCGTGAAGCCCTAATTGTATTCAGATTTGAATGTTAGAGATGAGTAAAATTTTGTGCTTTAGGAGGAGTGATCCAGAGAGAGTCCCCTTCAAAACTCTGTAGACCGCAACGTTTCTGTTGGGAAACACTGGAATGATAATGTTGGGCTTCTGTGGTAATTTATGTACTTGTTTCTGGCGGCAAAGGGGTGGATATGTTGACCAGTTACTGAGCATCTCTCCTCACCAAGtacaggatttttttctttctgactttagaataattttttggATGATGTTGATTAGATTACTCAGAAAATCCATAGGTTGGGGCACATGGTCGAGGTTGCTTTTGAATTGACTTTGATGTATATCTAGAGCCAGATAATCAAGTTTAGATACGGAAAGTAAGTTCCAAGAATTTTCATAGCATACTTGTTTTCCAGTTAATGCATGACAGCATATGTTTAAGTGAAGAAAGGTTTGGGGGGAAAACGGTAACTCCTTGATGTTTCCCCCCCGCAGGATGCTATAAAATCACCACCGTCTTCAGCCATGCACAAACAGTAGTTTTGTGTGTTGGCTGCTCTactgtcctctgccagcctacaggaGGAAAAGCAAGGCTTACAGAAGGTAAATggtttaatgtaatttttatgctttttttctttacgTCTACCAAATGCGTAATCGGGAAGCATACGTCTCAAAATGCTACTGTCTAAAGCTGGGTGGATGGGTGATAAAAGGGCTTCATATGAGCTGAATCTGATGTCTAGTGACTAGGCAGAAGCTAAAAGAGttgaagaaaatacaaatgtaGGTTTCATACAGGTTAGAGGCATTTTGTTTTGTGAGGTTCAGGCAGGGTAAGGAGGCTGCTATCAGTTAACctttggaactttttttttttttttttgcaggatgCTCTTTCAGACGGAAGCAGCACTAAAAGTACCCTGTATCAAGATGAACAGGAAACCATCCCAATAAACACGTTTTGGATACATCCTGTTTATTGTCTTGTTTTACTGCTAGGAAGTTCCTACCTCACGTATTCAGGGGCAACCAGAAGAGTGGATTCTAGAGTCATTTGGGGCAAGTAAGTGGCCAAGAACTTAAAAAGTCCATTTGGGACATTGCTATCCTTAGGTTCATGGAGTAAATCTGCAGAGCTTGATTAAAAACTGGAATAGTATGTAAATGGGgtatttaatttcacttttatgtTTTCTTAGAATTAAGAACTGACAGTTGATAATTTAAAATGCAATCCAGCACACCACTTTAATATAAAATAGTTTAGGATCCTTTATTTACAGTTCTCAGAAGCCTTGTTTGGAGGTGTGTGAGTGTAGAGGTTGCTGCTGATCTGGGGCTAGAACTCTCCAGTCCTCTATTGTGAAAAACTTGTCCAAGCAGAGGTTAGTGTCATACTCCACAGCCAGTGCTGTAGCCGATTCTGGGCTGGTGGGGGTTGTGGACTCATGAGCGGAAGGGGAGAACGTGTGGATGTGTAAGAACCtaggaggaaaggaaataaaaggatgaATAGAGGTGAATGAGGGTGGTACCTGAGTTTTTCGGAGATAACAGATGATGGTTCTTTACCTTAGTGTGTACCTAGAGTTGGCACGTAAACAACTGGAACTGTCTGCATCTTGTTTAGGAAGGCATTGTATGCTGGAAAAAGAATAAGATGTCAACAAGGAGATCTGTTCTCACTGGAGGAAGGCCTTAAGGGTCAAGTCTGTTCTTAAGTATTGCTATAAAAAAAAGTAATGCTTCAAATTAAATAACACTGTATACTTAACAGGAAGTTTTTATTCAGTGATTTTCAGAGGTATTCCAACTTATGGCTGAAAGATGGGAAATGCACGTGTAGATAATGGTATGTGTTATGTTGCTCATCTCTTGCTATGTATTTGAGCAAAACTAGCTATAATCTAAAGTTTAGCAGTGATTTCCACTTCTGAGTGATAGCTGTTTGCTGCATGCGTTTATTGCTTCTCAGTGAGTTGGGCAGGATCTTTAGTCCACCAGG is a window of Ovis aries strain OAR_USU_Benz2616 breed Rambouillet chromosome 1, ARS-UI_Ramb_v3.0, whole genome shotgun sequence DNA encoding:
- the RPS27 gene encoding small ribosomal subunit protein eS27 isoform X1, with protein sequence MPLAKDLLHPSPEEEKRKHKKKRLVQSPNSYFMDVKCPGCYKITTVFSHAQTVVLCVGCSTVLCQPTGGKARLTEGKWFNVIFMLFFFTSTKCVIGKHTSQNATV
- the RPS27 gene encoding small ribosomal subunit protein eS27 isoform X2, yielding MPLAKDLLHPSPEEEKRKHKKKRLVQSPNSYFMDVKCPGCYKITTVFSHAQTVVLCVGCSTVLCQPTGGKARLTEGCSFRRKQH